A genomic stretch from Ooceraea biroi isolate clonal line C1 chromosome 3, Obir_v5.4, whole genome shotgun sequence includes:
- the LOC105285724 gene encoding proclotting enzyme produces MYETPRASSSAVYRSKDHPLYFSRTISFHWVKLLTYMRQCRAAYGYRNAYISPTRGWSHSWDTGPSRSDRPLYRRDTQVRPYTQLVKVVEQEQSDPLTTISETLGALNTVGNYIVNMTRGVEISNYPPKELPSALYTISKNILGRNVTDSIAPLVRGVALPLRQTIASSTQTPPVQQQQQQQQSTEELTNRDKESTPSTCTTAEGGPGKCQDLSNCPQLLLDLTKLRQSLCFKSLFVPGVCCPVDKVGNPSIPIITGGSGSGIDHGGHPTRPPIRPTKPLTPRPIPLYPVVSSTVRPTTHVPSPDILANNTSGYETIGTIDNNFIQDDDECGVRNSGKYRVVGGEEALPGRWPWMAAIFLHGSRRTEFWCGGSLIGPRHILTAAHCTRDQRQRPFAARQFTVRLGDIDLERDDEPSSPETYAVREIHAHPKFSRVGFYNDIAVLELTRPVRRSPYVIPICLPQVRSRMQLAGTRPTVVGWGTTYYGGKESTVQRQAVLPVWRNEDCNAAYFQPITSNFLCAGYTQGGKDACQGDSGGPLMLRIDERWTQIGIVSFGNKCGEPGYPGVYTRVSEYTDWIKSNIK; encoded by the exons CACAATTTCTTTTCACTGGGTGAAGCTTCTAACTTATATGAGGCAATGTCGCGCAGCGTACGGATACCGAAACGCCTACATCTCGCCAACGAGAGGGTGGTCGCACTCCTGGGACACTGGACCGAGCAGGTCGGACAGACCGTTATACCGCCGGGACACGCAGGTGCGCCCTTACACGCAGCTGGTGAAGGTGGTGGAACAAGAGCAGAGCGATCCTTTGACAACTATAAGTGAAACCCTGGGCGCTTTGAACACCGTGGGCAACTATATTGTCAACATGACGAGGGGTGTCGAGATCTCGAATTATCCGCCGAAAGAGCTGCCCTCCGCACTGTACACCATCTCTAAGAATATTTTAG GCCGTAACGTGACGGACAGCATTGCGCCTTTAGTGCGCGGCGTAGCGCTACCACTGCGACAAACAATCGCATCCTCAACGCAGACGCCACCGGttcagcagcaacaacagcaacaacaatcCACAGAAGAACTTACGAACAGAGATAAGGAATCTACTCCGTCCACGTGCACAACGGCTGAAGGTGGACCCGGAAAGTGCCAGGATCTCAGCAACTGTCCGCAACTGTTACTCGACCTCACGAAACTGAGGCAGTCGTTGTGCTTCAAGAGTCTGTTCGTACCAGGAGTTTGCTGTCCAGTGGACAAAGTCGGCAATCCCTCGATCCCCAT TATAACCGGGGGAAGTGGTTCTGGGATCGACCACGGTGGACATCCTACACGACCGCCGATTCGACCCACGAAACCCCTTACGCCACGCCCGATACCGTTGTATCCGGTGGTATCCTCGACAGTGAGGCCTACAACGCACGTTCCATCGCCAGACATACTGGCCAATAATACAAGTGGCTACGAAACGATTGGGACGATCGACAATAATTTCATTCAGGATGATGACG AGTGCGGAGTGAGAAATTCAGGGAAGTATCGGGTGGTCGGAGGCGAGGAAGCATTACCCGGTCGCTGGCCCTGGATGGCGGCAATCTTCCTTCACGGTTCCCGACGAACAGAATTCTGGTGCGGTGGATCGTTGATAGGACCGCGCCACATCCTCACCGCTGCTCATTGTACGCGGGATCAACGACAGCGACC TTTCGCCGCTCGTCAGTTCACCGTACGTCTCGGCGACATTGACTTGGAGAGGGACGATGAGCCCTCATCGCCGGAGACCTATGCCGTACGGGAGATTCATGCGCACCCCAAGTTCTCACGCGTTGGATTTTACAACGACATTGCCGTTCTCGAGCTCACGAGGCCCGTAAGAAGATCGCCATACGTGATACCGATATGCTTGCCGCAAGTGCGTTCTCGCATGCAACTCGCCGGCACCAGACCAACCGTGGTCGGCTGGGGCACTACGTATTATG GTGGGAAAGAGAGCACCGTTCAACGGCAGGCGGTCCTACCGGTGTGGAGGAACGAAGACTGCAACGCGGCTTACTTTCAGCCGATTACCAGCAACTTCTTGTGCGCCGGTTATACCCAGGGTGGCAAGGACGCGTGCCAAGGCGACTCGGGTGGACCGTTGATGCTGCGAATCGATGAGCGATGGACGCAGATCGGTATCGTCTCGTTTGGCAATAAGTGCGGCGAGCCCGGCTATCCTGGCGTGTACACGCGCGTCTCCGAATACACCGATTGGATTAAAAGTAACATAAAGTAA